A segment of the Rickettsia bellii RML369-C genome:
TAGAAAAGTTGAAATTAGAAATAGAGAAATAAAAGGTAGAAATATGGATAAACAACTTAAGGAATATACCGAAAGCGGTAAGAAAAATTTAATTGTAGTATATATATTATATTTATGCGGAATAGTAGCACCGATATTGCCTTTAATAGGTGTGTTTTTTGCATATCTCAACAAGGATAAAGGCAATAATTTTGCCACTAGCCATTATATATTCTTATTCCGTACTTTCTGTCTTAGTGTTCTCGGATGGATCGTGTGTTTTATATTTACGTTTATTGTTATTGGCGTAGTGTTATATTTTATTTTAGCTGTTTGGTATATATTGCGTGTTGCTATTGGCTTTAAATATATGATAGAAGATCAGGCATATCCAAATCCTATGACTTACTGGATAAAATAATTGTAGCGGTATTGCAACAATTTATGAAATGAATATCTCAG
Coding sequences within it:
- a CDS encoding DUF4870 family protein → MDKQLKEYTESGKKNLIVVYILYLCGIVAPILPLIGVFFAYLNKDKGNNFATSHYIFLFRTFCLSVLGWIVCFIFTFIVIGVVLYFILAVWYILRVAIGFKYMIEDQAYPNPMTYWIK